The genomic segment ACCGGCCCGCCCTGCCTGAGCTTGGTCCGAAAGGGCGCGAGCGCGCCGACGTTGTCGATCGGCATGACGGAGACCGGATCGGGGGGAGGCAGCATGAGATTCATGACCGAAAGCGGGGCGGCCGCGATCCGATAGCAGGCGCCCGGAAGCAGGAGTTTGGCAGGAACGCCGGACAGATCGAGCCGGAGACCCCAATCGACGCTGTGACCGTATGCGCTCCGAAGCAGCAAGGGGAAGGGGTTCGCCCGATCGGCAGCCCGCAGCTCCAGCCAGCGCATGCTCTCGCCCGCTATCGGCTCGTCCAGTCCGTAATCGATGCCTTCGGCGCCGATTCGCATGTCCAGGCTGCCGTCTGCGCGTACAGCCGTCAGCTCGACGGCATACGTTCGCGGAGAAGCATCCAGATAGCGTCCCGATACCCTGGGCAGCAGCGCCGCTTCGGATGGATCGGGGAAGTTGCCCGAGATCACTTTTACATCAACGCCCCCGTCGTACAATCGGGGCTCTCCCCAACCAGTGAAAATATGAGCCAGCGCGTATCCTTCCCTAACCTGCGGCGGATCCGGGAGCAACAGCTCCCGCGACTCCGGCGCTTCCTCTTCCCCCTCGACGACCGTAAGCGTGCCGTCCCGCAGCAAAACGACGGCATCGTATCGGCATAGCCATACTTCATAATCCAGCAGCAACAGCTCGCCCGGCTGAATCGCCCCGTGCGGATGACGCTTCACGGTCCCCCAATAGAAATCAAAACAATAGTCGACATCCGCTTGATAGTCGATCGTGCGGCTCTTATCGCGGACGCGCAAGCTGCCCGGCACCATTCGCTGGTAAGGCGCGCCGCCGCTGCCGCGGATGCTCTCGGTATTCCAGTAACACGGGGAGGACTGCGCCTCACCTGCCATCGTATAGCGCTGATCGGGAAAAGTCCGCTTGCCCGCGGGACGAATCTCAAGTACGCCTCCCTCCGTCGCAAGCACGGTGCCGTCCGCAAGCTTCAGAAGGCCGGGCTCGACTCTGATCCGCCAATCGCCATCGATGCGAACGTGCATGCCGATTTTCTCCAGCACGTCCGGCCTTTCCTCTCGAATCACGTTCATGTCCCCCCCTTCTTAAAATCTCAGCTCGATAACCGCACGGCCGCCGAAGCCGGCGATCCGTACGGATTCCGAGGCTTCGTCGTAGACGCCGCCTTCGACATGGACGGGTCGCCGGTAATCAGGATGCGGCGTCCGAATCTCGACGTTCGTCGGACCGCGCCTCCCCTCGCATGCGAGGCTGACCCGCAGAATGTCCGCCCCCAGCTCCGCCTTAAAGGAGATCGCGCCAAAATAACTGGCTGCGCCGCTTACGGCGATCGGTCCATCCGCCAGCCAGCGGCGCGGCACGCCCTTCAGCAGCTGGAGTGTGTCGCCCGCTTCCATATACAGCATCCATCGCGTCTCCATCAGGAACCAGGCTTCTTCGTGCGTCTTGTGCTCGCTGATCAGCGGGTTCAGATGTTCGGCGAACGTATACGTCTCCCGGTCGGCCATCGATGCCATCGTATAATAATAGGCTTGCAGAAAAGAATGCGTTTCGCCGCGCTGAAGATGAATGCGAGGATGACGGCTATAGTACGGCTGTGTATACGCGACGTTGTCGAGGCACAGCAGCTCTCGGTGGGCGTTCAGCATGAAGTCTGCGCCGGGCTCCGCGGGGTCGACAATCTCGCCGAACACGAGATAGAGGGGTCCGCAGAGCGAGTCTCGAATGCCGACCGCGCCGTGAGAATACCACTGTCCCGGCTCCGCGAACAGGGCGGCCGGGCCTTGTCCTACCGCCCAAGGAGCGACCGTCGGGCACCAGGTGCCGTCTGCAAGCGGGACAACCGGCCCCCGCGCCAGCGCGTCCTCATAAGCGCGCCGGATATCGGCGCGCAGCGCCTCTGCTTCGGCGCGCAGCGTCTCGGCTTGCGCCGGGTCGGTCGCGGCCAGCATCTCCGCCGCCCGCGACAGGCCGAGATAGGCATAGGCGTTCAGCATAAACACGCGTACAGGCTGCTCGTCCTCCGGATCGGCCACTTTGCCGTCGAGCATGCCATAGCCTTGCGCGCTGCCGTCGCCGGACAGATTGCGGGCGCGCCACTCCCTCATATAGCGGCAGGAGCGCAGCAGCTTGTCCTTGATCGCCGCCACCCATTCGTCGTCGCGCGTATAGCGATAATGCTCGCCCAGGCTCCACAGGACGCAGCCGGTCTCGATCATATAATGAAGGAAGTTGAAAATGCCGCCGTCTTCCTGCTGCTTATCGAGAAAATAAGCCAGACAGCGTTCCGCAAGCCCATGCAAGCCCATCGAATCGAGAAACTGGATGATCGGCGCGCTCTCCGAGCCGATCGGCGGGTAGACGCCGATCGTAGGCGTCACGGGCCCGCCCGGCTCCAGTCCGTACAGGATCAGATCGAGATGAAGCAGGCCCGCCTCAACCATCTCGCCGACGCGCGGCTCGGGCAGGTCGAAGCGCGCGCCTGCGTCCAGCTTGGACTGCCAATAGGAGCGGCAGCCCGCAAGCAGCTCGCCTCTATCCCGTTCGCTCAGGCAGGCGGCTCGCTCCTGCGACAAGGGCCGATGCGGAACGAGGATGTCGTATGCAAGCGTACCGCCCGGAGGTACGAGTACCGCAAGCTCCTCCTGCGGAGCGGGAACGCCGTCCAGCAGCGCGATGAAGCCGACGCGCCCGGTCTCGAACACGCCGAAGCCCCGCGCGCCGTCGTACACGCAGCGCATGCCGCTCGGCAGCACCGAAGGCACCCAGGTGCCGTTCGGCACCGGCGCTTTGAACCAGGCATAGCGCGGAACGGCCGCCCGGTTGACCGCTTCGATGCGGTAGACCAGGACAGTCTCCTCGTCCTGCGCCAGCTCCGGCGCCAGCAGCGCGTCATAGGCCGTCTGCTGCTCCGCGGTAAACGTGATGCCGGACGTATGCCCGGCCGCCGTCCAATGATGCGTGCCGCGCACATTCGCCGCCGTCAGCGGATTGCGCTCCAGCGTAGCGAAGGCGGTCGTGCGATACAGCATATCGCCGTCGTCGACCTCGCCGCGCAGGATCGGCAGCCTGCCGTCCGCAAGGCGCCGCGTCGTTGCCCGCCTGCAGCCGTCGCCGCGGCCGAAGCGGAAGTTGTAACGAACCGGCGCGTCCCCGCTCTCGGGCAGCGACACCCGGCGCGCATGCAGCCTTGGCTCAATCCAGTCGTACGAATGCGCGTCGTACTCCGCGAAGCCGACGCCGAACAGACGAATGTCGCGCCCGATGCCAAGCCAAGTCCCGAGCCGCTTTTCCTTGACGATGCCGGCCGCTTCCTCGAAGCTCGGCTCCGGCTCGCACGGCCGTTGACCCACGTTCGCGCGGTATGGTATGCCGTCCCTAAGCTCTCCGCAGCTTCTTCCGTCGTCCGCCGTCGTAACTGCGACGCCGTAAGCGGGAATCACTACCGGATACGACGCGTTCACGTCCCGCAGAAAAAATGAAAACGGATTTGCCTCGGTGCGCAGGCTTACGATCGCAGCGCCCGCTCCGGTAGCCGTATTGCCCTCCAATTCCAGCTGCAAGGCAACGCCTCCCATGCCGGTTCCTTCAAAAGCGGCTCCCGCAATGCTGCCGCTACCGCGAACGAACCGAGCCCCAAGCAAAGAACCGCCGGCAATGCCGACGGTCCCTTGCACGGACTCCACCTCCCAATACACGATAATCGATTTTCGCAAAGCGATTCCTCACCTTTCCGTATGTCTGCTTGCTTGACGAATTCCTCTTTGATATCGCCCGCGCCCTTCGCCCGCAGCCAGGCAGCCGTTACCGGTTCCGCACCAGCTTGAACGTCACGTCGTCGAACCAGGCCGTGCCGGAGGCGTTCCATACCCGGCTCTCGAGATAGACGTATTCGGTATTCGGCGGCAGCACGATCTTCCCGCTTACGTACGTCCAGCCGTTAGAACCCGTTGCATACGAAGTCCGGGCTTCCTGCACGATAATCCCGTCGAAGTCTTTAGCGGAAACCGCGATTGCCGCGCCGCCCGCGCCTGCAATAGCCGAGGTTTTCACC from the Cohnella hashimotonis genome contains:
- a CDS encoding SGNH/GDSL hydrolase family protein, producing the protein MNVIREERPDVLEKIGMHVRIDGDWRIRVEPGLLKLADGTVLATEGGVLEIRPAGKRTFPDQRYTMAGEAQSSPCYWNTESIRGSGGAPYQRMVPGSLRVRDKSRTIDYQADVDYCFDFYWGTVKRHPHGAIQPGELLLLDYEVWLCRYDAVVLLRDGTLTVVEGEEEAPESRELLLPDPPQVREGYALAHIFTGWGEPRLYDGGVDVKVISGNFPDPSEAALLPRVSGRYLDASPRTYAVELTAVRADGSLDMRIGAEGIDYGLDEPIAGESMRWLELRAADRANPFPLLLRSAYGHSVDWGLRLDLSGVPAKLLLPGACYRIAAAPLSVMNLMLPPPDPVSVMPIDNVGALAPFRTKLRQGGPVRIAFFGESTTRSGRWPYQLARALRETYPQMTLRTSNVAIGGENSAQGALRYADEVRAAAPDLVVLEYMLNDSFLPDGRSERALSGILARLREDGIPCLIVTNNGIHPLFEGTAGRTGQTHDLYRRLAASFGCAFVGGYAYYERLHEFGIYPLTELKGNMINHPFGNVDPDWGGFDEALGRAVIRAVVG